The following coding sequences lie in one Aspergillus luchuensis IFO 4308 DNA, chromosome 8, nearly complete sequence genomic window:
- the nscA gene encoding non-reducing polyketide synthase nscA (COG:I;~EggNog:ENOG410PM0W;~InterPro:IPR032088,IPR016035,IPR009081,IPR030918, IPR001227,IPR014043,IPR036736,IPR018201,IPR016039, IPR032821,IPR020806,IPR042104,IPR014030,IPR014031, IPR020841;~PFAM:PF16197,PF00109,PF16073,PF02801,PF00698, PF00550;~SMCOG1093:Beta-ketoacyl synthase;~TransMembrane:2 (o986-1007i1019-1038o);~antiSMASH:Cluster_8.9;~go_function: GO:0004315 - 3-oxoacyl-[acyl-carrier-protein] synthase activity [Evidence IEA];~go_function: GO:0016740 - transferase activity [Evidence IEA];~go_function: GO:0016746 - transferase activity, transferring acyl groups [Evidence IEA];~go_function: GO:0031177 - phosphopantetheine binding [Evidence IEA];~go_process: GO:0006633 - fatty acid biosynthetic process [Evidence IEA]), which yields MSAPTKLVFFGNEFPNDDLKTLFRGLHRHGKDRRFRQLATFLEESTRVLQNEVAQLPEPLKKLVPHFENLMPLTEVDFRQGPLGAAMESALLTILELGMFIGHYEAEERVWDLSADRTTLAGLSIGLLAAAGVALSTHLAEVVQNGAECVRVSFRLGVYVHDISRKLEAPQADGSLLSWAHVVTGETASDLQEELSRYNTETGTPELLKVFISAADKTSVSVSGPPSRIRAAFRASQRLRYSKSLALPVYDGLCHAAHLYDEETIHRVLHPSGSVIPTSRPVQLALLSSRSGQPFEATTAAELFRAISTELLTGTIFLDNITAGILDRTERCADATQCQIETYRTSLLFKGLLKALEACFPDRTIGTTDLIPWVFQDYGARQPKSCADSKLAIVGMACRMPGGANDLDLFWELLAQGRDTHTTVPADRFDLETHYDPTGETENATRTPFGNFIDQPGLFDAGFFNMSPREAEQTDPMHRLALVTAYEALEMAGVVSGRTPSSNPKRIATFYGQASDDWRELNASQNIGTYAVPGGERAFANGRINYFFKFGGPSFNLDTACSSGLAAVQAACSALWAGEADTVLAGGLNIITDPDNYAGLGNGHFLSRTGQCKVWDQSADGYCRADGVGSVVIKRLEDAEADNDNILAVVLSAATNHSAEAISITHPHAGAQKENYTQVLHQAAVNPLDVSYVELHGTGTQAGDAQEAESVLDVFAPRNHRRRADQPLYLGAVKSNIGHGEAAAGIASLLKVLLMYQKNEIPAHIGIPTVINPAIPTDLEQRQVHLPRSKTAWPRAAGQIRRAIVNSFGAHGGNTTLVLEDAPEKQVTVALEERSTHPVVISAKSKKSLAANLETLLAYLDEKPETDLGDLSYTTCARRMHHSWRVATAVSDIPALQKFLRNAVNNDAVSQIRPIPTEAPPVVFTFTGQGAYYAGLAQGLFQALPSFRAEVRQLDHLSQRLGFHSIVPVILGEVEEGTSTALVTQLSIVIVEIALARLWLLLLGIPAPHAVIGHSLGEYAALAVAGVLSTADALYLVGHRAQLIEEHCTPGSHAMLSVRATITDIERLVGTGPDAPTYELSCQNTHQDTVIGGSIPDLSAIREKLEPEGIKCVNVDVPFAFHTAQMDAVRERLAKAVAAVPFKTPSVPVLSPLLGSVVFDGKSINPEYIVRATREPVQFATAIDAAQELGIVNNQTLWVDIGPHPICASFVRSLVPGARIVSSCRRNEDNFATMAKSLCTLHLAGRTPSWAEYFRPDEQAYSLLRLPKYRWNEVNYWIQYLGTWTLDKAHIKNGSSQKRAITDVPSVSSLRTSLIHQVTEESVDKTTATFKAISDIQHPDFLEAVHGHTMNNCGVATSSIWTDMAMTVGEHLYRRLVPGTDNVLMDLCDFEVQHAQVANTNSNTPQPLALEAHLDLPTRHMSLAWYDVDATTNQRAAAPFATGSIKYPADPTGAAWSTEWSRITHLIQGRIDALQHMATENKASTLSKPLAYALFKNVVDYAPRYRGMDRVVIHDYEAFSDITLTTDRHGTWHTPPHWIDSVSHLAGLVMNGSDASNTRDFFYVTPGCGSCRMTEPLIPGGKYRNYVRMFPIPDEAHMYAGDLYILREDKIIGVVEQLKFRRVPRLLMDRFFSPNKNAAAHAAPAPAPAAAPVLKKQPPTPTSTETVTSKPAKTEQKQVQLQLPSLTSAAPSTASSSSSPSSSGVATPTTEQEAPVADASAVTGVAGKCLELIANETGLGVSELTADATFVQLGVDSLMSLVLSEKLRSEMGLEIKSSLFLECPTVGDLTGWLEQYC from the coding sequence ATGTCTGCCCCTACgaagctggtcttcttcggaAACGAATTCCCCAATGACGATCTCAAGACCCTCTTCCGCGGTCTGCACCGACACGGCAAGGACCGGCGCTTTCGCCAGCTGGCAACCTTTCTGGAGGAGTCCACTCGCGTGCTCCAGAATGAAGTTGCCCAGCTTCCCGAGCcgctgaagaagctggtgcCTCATTTCGAAAATTTGATGCCCCTAACCGAGGTCGACTTTCGTCAAGGCCCTCTGGGAGCTGCTATGGAAAGCGCCCTGCTGACCATTCTGGAATTGGGAATGTTTATTGGCCACTACGAGGCCGAGGAGCGTGTCTGGGACCTCTCCGCAGACCGAACCACCTTGGCTGGTCTTAGTATTGGCCTGCTCGCCGCCGCTGGTGTCGCATTGTCCACTCACTTGGCTGAGGTGGTCCAGAACGGTGCTGAGTGTGTGCGGGTCTCCTTCCGCCTGGGCGTCTACGTCCACGATATCTCCCGCAAGTTGGAAGCTCCGCAGGCAGACGGCAGCTTGCTCAGCTGGGCCCATGTTGTCACCGGCGAGACAGCATCCGACCTGCAGGAGGAGCTGTCGCGATACAACACGGAGACGGGCACTCCCGAGCTGCTCAAGGTGTTCATCAGTGCTGCCGACAAGACCTCTGTCAGTGTCAGCGGCCCTCCCTCGCGCATCCGTGCCGCCTTCCGGGCCTCTCAGCGCCTGCGCTACTCTAAGTCTCTTGCCCTTCCTGTGTATGATGGTCTCTGCCATGCGGCCCATCTCTATGACGAGGAGACCATCCATCGTGTTCTTCACCCCAGTGGATCCGTCATCCCCACCTCTCGGCCGGTGCAGCTGGCACTACTCTCGTCGCGGTCTGGACAGCCCTTCGAGGCCACCACGGCCGCTGAGCTGTTCCGCGCCATCAGCACAGAGCTGCTGACTGGCACCATCTTTCTGGACAACATCACGGCCGGTATCCTCGACCGTACTGAGCGCTGTGCTGATGCCACACAGTGCCAGATTGAGACCTACCGCACTTCGCTATTGTTTAAGGGTCTGTTGAAAGCTCTGGAGGCTTGCTTCCCTGACCGGACCATCGGCACGACCGACCTTATCCCTTGGGTGTTCCAGGACTACGGTGCACGTCAGCCCAAGTCGTGCGCAGACTCGAAGCTGGCCATTGTTGGCATGGCCTGCCGCATGCCCGGCGGCGCTAATGATCTCGACCTCTTCTGGGAGCTGCTTGCACAGGGTCGGGATACTCACACGACGGTGCCTGCGGATCGCTTTGACCTTGAAACGCACTACGACCCGACTGGCGAGACCGAGAACGCCACGCGCACTCCCTTTGGCAACTTCATCGACCAGCCCGGACTCTTCGATGCCGGATTCTTCAACATGTCCCCTCGGGAGGCTGAGCAGACCGACCCCATGCACCGTCTCGCCCTTGTCACCGCTTACGAAGCCCTGGAGATGGCAGGTGTTGTCTCTGGCCGCACGCCCTCGTCCAACCCCAAGCGCATTGCCACCTTCTATGGACAGGCCAGTGACGATTGGCGTGAGCTGAACGCGTCTCAGAACATCGGCACCTACGCCGTGCCTGGTGGTGAGCGTGCCTTTGCCAACGGTCGCATCAACTACTTCTTCAAGTTCGGCGGCCCATCTTTCAACCTGGACACAGCTTGCTCTAGCGGTTTGGCTGCCGTTCAGGCTGCATGTTCTGCTCTGTGGGCTGGTGAAGCCGATACTGTCCTGGCCGGCGGACTGAACATCATTACTGACCCCGATAACTACGCTGGTCTGGGCAACGGCCACTTCCTGTCACGCACCGGCCAGTGCAAGGTCTGGGATCAGTCTGCTGACGGCTACTGCCGTGCCGACGGTGTTGGCTCTGTTGTGATCAAGCGTCTCGAAGATGCGGAAGCAGACAATGATAATATTCTGGCTGTTGTGCTATCCGCTGCCACCAACCATTCGGCGGAGGCTATCTCCATTACCCACCCCCATGCTGGCGCCCAGAAGGAGAACTATACCCAGGTGCTGCACCAAGCGGCTGTCAACCCGCTGGATGTGAGCTATGTTGAGCTGCACGGCACCGGTACCCAGGCAGGCGACGCTCAGGAGGCTGAATCGGTGTTAGATGTCTTCGCTCCCCGGaatcatcgtcgtcgggcCGACCAGCCGCTGTACTTGGGCGCGGTGAAAAGTAATATCGGACATGGCGAGGCGGCCGCTGGTATTGCTTCCCTGCTCAAGGTGCTGCTTATGTACCAGAAAAACGAGATTCCTGCTCACATCGGTATCCCCACTGTCATCAATCCGGCCATTCCCACGGATCTCGAGCAGCGCCAGGTCCATTTGCCTCGAAGCAAGACTGCCTGGCCCCGGGCTGCAGGCCAAATTCGCCGCGCCATTGTGAACTCTTTCGGTGCGCACGGTGGTAACACAACCTTGGTATTGGAAGATGCCCCTGAGAAGCAGGTGACTGTGGCCCTTGAGGAGCGCTCGACGCACCCGGTAGTTATCTCCGccaagtcgaagaagtcctTGGCTGCCAACTTGGAGACTCTCCTTGCCTACCTCGACGAGAAGCCGGAAACCGATCTTGGTGACCTATCATACACGACCTGTGCGCGGCGCATGCACCACAGCTGGCGCGTGGCCACTGCTGTCAGCGATATTCCCGCCCTGCAAAAGTTCCTGCGCAACGCCGTGAACAACGACGCCGTGTCTCAAATCCGGCCTATTCCCACCGAAGCTCCCCCTGTGGTGTTCACTTTCACCGGCCAGGGTGCATACTACGCTGGACTGGCACAGGGTCTCTTCCAGGCTCTGCCTTCCTTCCGCGCTGAAGTGCGCCAGCTTGACCACCTGTCCCAGCGACTGGGATTTCACTCTATTGTGCCGGTCATCCTCGgcgaggtggaagagggaactTCTACGGCCCTGGTCACGCAGCTCAGCATTGTGATCGTGGAGATTGCCCTGGCTAGGCtctggctgctcctcctgGGAATTCCTGCTCCTCACGCCGTGATCGGCCACAGTCTGGGCGAATATGCTGCCCTGGCTGTCGCCGGCGTGCTCTCCACGGCGGATGCTCTCTACCTGGTTGGCCACCGAGCCCAGCTCATCGAGGAACATTGCACCCCGGGCAGCCACGCCATGCTCTCGGTGCGCGCTACCATCACTGACATTGAGCGTCTGGTTGGAACCGGCCCTGATGCACCCACTTACGAGCTGTCCTGCCAGAACACACACCAGGACACCGTCATTGGCGGATCGATCCCAGACCTTAGTGCCATCCGCGAGAAGCTCGAGCCTGAAGGCATCAAGTGTGTCAACGTCGATGTTCCCTTTGCCTTTCACACCGCGCAGATGGACGCCGTCCGGGAACGCCTCGCCAAGGCCGTCGCCGCCGTGCCCTTCAAGACCCCCAGCGTCCCCgtcctctctccccttctgGGCAGCGTCGTTTTCGACGGCAAGTCCATCAACCCAGAGTACATCGTGCGGGCCACCCGCGAGCCCGTCCAGTTCGCGACTGCCATCGACGCCGCCCAGGAGCTCGGCATCGTCAACAACCAGACCCTCTGGGTCGACATCGGCCCGCACCCCATCTGCGCCAGCTTCGTGCGCAGCCTGGTGCCTGGCGCACGTATCGTCTCCTCCTGCCGCCGAAACGAGGACAACTTTGCCACCATGGCGAAGAGTCTCTGCACGCTGCACTTGGCTGGCCGCACCCCCTCTTGGGCCGAGTACTTCCGTCCCGACGAGCAGGCCTACTCTCTGCTCCGCTTGCCCAAGTACCGCTGGAACGAGGTCAACTACTGGATCCAGTACCTGGGAACCTGGACCCTGGACAAGGCGCATATCAAGAACGGCAGCAGCCAAAAGCGCGCTATCACCGATGttccctccgtctcttctcTGCGCACCTCCCTGATCCACCAAGTCACCGAGGAATCTGTCGACAAGACCACTGCCACTTTCAAGGCCATCTCCGACATTCAGCACCCCGACTTCCTCGAAGCCGTGCACGGCCACACCATGAACAATTGCGGCgtcgccacctcctccatctggACAGACATGGCTATGACCGTCGGCGAGCACCTATACCGTCGCTTGGTTCCGGGCACTGACAACGTCCTCATGGACCTATGCGACTTCGAAGTCCAACACGCCCAAGTTGCCAACACCAACTCGAACACCCCGCAACCACTGGCCCTTGAAGCCCATCTCGACCTTCCCACCCGCCATATGTCCCTCGCCTGGTACGACGTCgatgccaccaccaaccagcgCGCCGCAGCCCCCTTCGCCACCGGCAGCATCAAGTACCCTGCCGACCCAACCGGCGCTGCCTGGTCCACGGAATGGTCTCGCATCACCCACCTCATCCAGGGCCGCATCGACGCCCTGCAGCACATGGCCACGGAGAACAAAGCCAGCACACTTTCCAAGCCGCTCGCTTACGCCCTCTTCAAGAACGTCGTCGACTACGCCCCCCGCTACCGTGGCATGGACCGCGTCGTCATCCACGACTACGAGGCCTTCTCCGACATCACCCTTACCACCGACCGCCACGGCACCTGGCACACCCCTCCCCACTGGATCGACAGCGTCTCGCACCTTGCAGGCCTGGTAATGAACGGAAGTGACGCCTCCAACACTAGGGATTTCTTCTACGTCACCCCTGGCTGCGGTAGCTGCCGCATGACGGAGCCTTTGATCCCCGGAGGCAAGTACCGTAACTATGTTCGCATGTTCCCCATACCGGACGAGGCCCACATGTACGCAGGTGACTTGTACATCCTCCGCGAGGACAAAATCATCGGTGTCGTGGAGCAGCTCAAGTTCCGTAGGGTGCCCCGCTTGTTGATGGATCGGTTCTTCTCGCCGAACAAGAACGCCGCTGCGcatgctgctcctgctcctgctcccgCCGCTGCTCCAGTGTTGAAGAAGCAACCCCCCACTCCTACATCCACGGAGACTGTTACTTCCAAGCCAGCCAAGACAGAGCAGAAGCaagtccagctccagcttccTAGTCTCACATCCGCTGCACCCTCGACAGCTAGcagctcatcttctccctcatccaGCGGCGTCGCAACCCCCACGACTGAACAGGAGGCCCCCGTCGCCGATGCCTCAGCAGTGACTGGTGTGGCCGGCAAGTGTCTGGAATTGATTGCCAACGAGACAGGCCTGGGTGTGTCAGAGCTTACTGCGGACGCGACATTTGTGCAGCTGGGTGTGGATTCACTCATGTCGCTGGTGCTGtcggagaagttgaggagTGAGATGGGATTGGAGATTAAGAGTTCGTTGTTCTTGGAATGTCCTACTGTGGGGGACTTGACGGGATGGTTGGAGCAATACTGCTGA
- a CDS encoding MFS transporter (COG:G;~EggNog:ENOG410Q2VM;~InterPro:IPR020846,IPR011701,IPR036259;~PFAM:PF07690;~SMCOG1106:major facilitator transporter;~TransMembrane:12 (i54-75o95-114i121-142o148-170i182-203o209-231i287-306o326-345i365-386o392-414i426-448o460-483i);~antiSMASH:Cluster_8.9;~go_function: GO:0022857 - transmembrane transporter activity [Evidence IEA];~go_process: GO:0055085 - transmembrane transport [Evidence IEA]): MAAKEGESVPSEAAPSQVSLNDTRRLFPDQDAHLVTWAMDDRENPKNWSMSKKWAVTITVSLFTFISPVSSSMISPALTKIAKELNITSEVESELSLSVFVLAYAVGPLCFGPLSELFGRAYVLQCSNLCYVAWNLGCGFAQTSGQLIAFRFMSGIAGSAPLAIGGGVLSDCWNADQRGKAVGIYSLAPLLGPVVGPIAGGFIAETTTWRWVFWATSIAGAVIQLIGLAFLPETYAPTLLKRRARTLRQKTGDEAYHTEADTQNTSLMSTLQRALVRPFILLTTQPIVQVIALYMAYLFGLFYLLLSTFPQVWENVYGESVGIGGLNYISLGIGFVLGAQVNARASDRIYKQLKAKRNNTGLPEFRIPAMFVGSLFIPVGLFWYGWSVQAHIHWIMPNIGIVLFSIGSIVCLQCMQTYVIDSYTRFAASGLAAAVVLRSLAGFSFPLFAPYMYNKLQYGWGNSLLGFLSIGIGVPAPWVFWFWGAKLRGMSRYASG; this comes from the exons ATGGCAGCCAAAGAAGGAG AATCAGTCCCGTCGGAGGCCGCTCCATCCCAAGTATCCCTCAACGACACAAGACGACTCTTCCCAGACCAAGATGCCCACCTA GTAACATGGGCCATGGACGACCGCGAAAACCCCAAGAACTGGAGCATGAGCAAGAAATGGGCCGTAACCATCACCGTATCGCTCTTCACCTTCATCTCTcccgtctcctcttccatgatCTCCCCGGCCTTGACCAAAATCGCGAAAGAACTCAACATCACCTCAGAGGTGGAATCCGAATTAAGTCTTTCCGTCTTTGTTCTCGCCTACGCTGTCGGCCCGCTATGCTTCGGCCCGCTATCCGAACTCTTCGGCCGCGCCTACGTCCTGCAATGTAGTAACTTGTGCTATGTGGCGTGGAACCTGGGATGCGGGTTCGCGCAGACATCGGGGCAGTTGATCGCGTTTCGCTTCATGAGTGGCATTGCGGGAAGTGCGCCGTTGGCTATCGGCGGTGGTGTTCTCAG CGACTGCTGGAATGCCGACCAACGCGGCAAAGCCGTCGGTATCTACAGCCTTGCCCCCCTCCTCGGCCCCGTCGTTGGCCCCATCGCGGGCGGCTTCATCGCTGAAACAACTACCTGGAGGTGGGTCTTCTGGGCCACGAGTATCGCGGGCGCTGTGATCCAACTCATCGGGCTGGCCTTCCTGCCCGAGACATACGCGCCGACGCTGCTAAAGCGACGCGCCCGAACCCTACGCCAGAAGACCGGTGACGAAGCATACCACACTGAGGCAGACACCCAGAACACAAGTCTGATGTCGACGTTGCAACGTGCCCTCGTTAGACCATTCATTCTCCTTACTACGCAGCCCATCGTGCAGGTCATCGCGCTGTACATGGCGTACCTCTTCGGGCTATTCTACCTACTCCTCTCAACCTTCCCCCAGGTCTGGGAAAACGTCTACGGCGAGAGCGTCGGCATCGGCGGTCTGAACTACATTTCCCTGGGCATTGGGTTCGTGCTTGGTGCTCAGGTCAACGCGCGCGCTAGCGACCGCATCTACAAACAGCTTAAGGCGAAGCGAAATAACACCGGTCTTCCTGAGTTCCGGATCCCTGCTATGTTCGTGGGCTCGTTGTTCATCCCCGTCGGGTTGTTCTGGTATGGGTGGAGTGTGCAAGCACATATCCATTGGATTATGCCTAACATTGGCATCGTGTTGTTCAGTATTGGGAGCATTGTGTGTCTGCAGTGTATGCAGACGTATGTGATTGATAGTTATACGAGGTTTGCGGCGAGTGGGTTGGCCgctgcggtggtgttgaggagtCTGGCGGGGTTTAGTTTTCCGTTGTTTGCGCCATATATGTATAACAAGTTGCAGTATGGGTGGGGCAATAGCTTGCTTGGGTTTCTGAGTATTGGGATTGGGGTGCCGGCGCCTTGGGTGTTTTGGTTTTGGGGCGCGAAGTTGAGGGGGATGTCGAGGTATGCTTCTGGTTGA